The Streptococcus sanguinis genome contains the following window.
TGAAGTAGTCACTAAGCCAGAAGTTAAGCTGGGTGCTTACAAAGACTTGGAAGTAACTGTTGAAGCTACTAAAGAAGTGACTGACGCTGAAGTAGATGAACGCATTGAGCGTGAGCGCAACAACTTGGCTGAGTTGGTTCTCAAAGAAGGTCCAGCAGCAGATGGTGATACAGTTGTGATTGACTTTGTTGGATCTGTTGACGGCGTTGAATTTGACGGCGGTAAAGGTGACAACTTCTCACTTGGATTGGGCAGCGGTCAATTCATCCCAGGATTTGAAGAGCAGTTGGTTGGCCACAGTGCAGGTGAAACAGTGGATGTTGTTGTAACCTTCCCAGAAGACTATCAAGCAGAAGACTTGGCAGGCAAGGAAGCTAAGTTTGTGACAACTATTCACGAAGTTAAAGAAAAAGAAGTTCCAGCTTTGGACGATGAACTTGCAAAAGATATCGACGAAGAAGTTGAAACACTTGACGAGCTGAAAGAAAAGTACCGCAAAGAATTGGCAGAAGCTAAGGAAACAGCTTATAACGATGCGGTAGAAGCAGCAGCTATTGATCAAGCAGTAGCAAACGCTGAAATCGTTGACTTGCCAGCAGAAATGGTCCACGAAGAAGTACATCGCGCTGTTAATGAATTCTTGGGCAATATGCAGCGCCAAGGAATCTCACCTGACATGTACTTCCAAATCACTGGTACTAGTCAGGAAGACCTGCACAAGCAATACGAAGCAGATGCTGAGTCACGCACTAAGACAAACCTTGTCGTAGAAGCTGTTGCTAAGGCAGAAGGTTTTGAAGCTAGCGCAGAAGAAATCGAAGCAGAAGTAACTTCATTGGCTACAGACTATAACATGGAAGTAGAACGTGTTCGTCAATTGCTGTCAGAAGATATGCTGAAACACGACATTGCTATCAAGAAAGCTGTTGAAGTGATTACAAGTACTGCGAAAGTGAAATAAGCTTCAACATTCAAAATGAGATCATTTGAAACTAGTGTACAGATGCACTAGTTTCTTTTTGTACTTGTTCCGTGATTTTTCCTGGATTTTCTTTTGACGAAAATAGAAATTTATCGTACAATAGAAAGTAGCGAAAAATTGCAAGAGGGCGACAAGCCTTTACTTAATCTTAAAGGAGATCAACTTTGGAATTAGAAGTATTTGCTGGACAGGAAAAAAGTGAGCTTTCTATGATTGAAGTGGCGCGTGCCATTTTGGAAGCCCGCGGCCGCGACCATGAGATGTATTTTAATGATCTGGTCAATGAAATTCAAAACTATCTGGAAAAATCAAATAGTGAGATTCGTGATGCTCTGCCTTTATTCTACACAGAACTCAATGTAGACGGCAGCTTTATTCCGCTGGGGGATAATAAATGGGGCCTGCGTTCATGGTATGCTATTGACGAAGTGGATGAAGAAATCATCGCCTTGGAAGAGACTGATGAGGACGACGCACCTAAAAAACGCAAGAAGAAACGCGTTAATGCCTTTATGGATGGCGACGAGGATGCCATTGACTACAGCGATGACGATCCAGAAGATGAGGATGGCTACGAAGCAGATCCAGCTCTCTCATACGATGAGGAAAATCCAGACGATGAGAAGAACGAAGTGGAAGCTTATGATGCTGAAATCAACGAAATCGCTCCAGATGATCTAGGTGAAGAAGTCGAACTCAACGAAGAAGATGACGACTACTCTGACGAAGACACGGAGACCGAAGAGGAAGAATAAATCAACCAAAAGAAACAAGGGACGAAATCCTTTGTTTCTTTTAATATTCCTTGAAATATAAGTTCGGAAGGTGTAGAATACTAATAAAATTTAATAAAGAAAAGATGGAGGTATGCTGCTATGAAATTTGTCATTGATAAGAGTCTGGGTGAACTAGGCATAAAAAGTGTCGTTATCGGGATTGCCAAGAATGTTAATCCTCATGCAAAACTGTCTCCCTCATTTCTAAAAAAGAAAAAGGAAATGGAAGACTGGGCTTTAGCCTGCGACTTGGATGAGGTGCTTGAGTCGCCAGTGGTTCAAGGTTATATAGAAATACTCCAGCGCGTAGGTCGCAGTGTCAAGAAAAATCCTCCGACGGTTCCTGCTCTGATTCGCAATATCCAGCATCGAGGCTCGCTCCCTCATATTAATAGCATTATTGATATTTATAATGTCGAAGCCCTGCATTCTCTACTGGCTATTGGTGGGCATGATTTTGATAAAATTGATGGCCAGATAGAATTCACCGTAAGCCAAAAGGAAGATGTCTTTTTGCCTATTTTGTCCAAGGAGAAGCATGTTGCCAAGACGGACTATGTCTATCGGGATGCCAAAGGCATTTTGGCTTGGCTGGATGTTCGCGACAGCGAGTATTATAAGTTTGATGAGGACACCAAGGACGCCATTTTCATTATTCAGGGAAATGCCAACACCTCTGTCGAAATGCGTCTGGAAGCCTTGGAGCGAATCCGTCACGATTTAGCAGAGTGCATGCCCGATGTGGAATTTGAAACACATGTTATCAGTATTGGTGAGAATGGATGAAAATCGACTGAAAATATTTGACAATTTTTTAGGTTTGCGATATCATACTGTTCGGGCACCTCTTTTAGAGGTCAGAGCTTCCTGTTTCCAGGGAGCTATTTTTCTTTTTCAGACAGATTATGGAAAAACCTCCTCTAGATAAGTTTCCAGCAACGACGTGGTTGCTGGAATGAATTGTTTATGAAAAGGAGCACGTATGTCAACTAAATATATTTTTGTCACTGGCGGTGTAGTATCTTCTATCGGAAAAGGGATTGTGGCAGCTAGTCTGGGCCGACTTTTGAAGAATCGCGGTCTCAAGGTTACGATTCAGAAATTTGACCCTTATATCAACATTGATCCCGGCACCATGAGCCCTTACCAGCATGGAGAGGTGTTTGTCACAGATGATGGAGCCGAGACGGATCTGGATCTGGGGCACTACGAGCGTTTCATTGACATTAATCTCAATAAATACTCCAATGTCACCACTGGTAAAATCTATAGCGAAGTCCTGCGTAAGGAACGTAAAGGCGAGTATCTGGGGGCGACGGTCCAAGTCATTCCGCATATTACGGATGCTCTCAAGGACAAGATCAAGCGAGCAGCACGGACGACGGACTCGGATGTGATTATCACCGAGGTCGGAGGTACAGTGGGCGATATCGAGTCTCTTCCTTTCTTAGAAGCTTTACGCCAGATGAAGGCTGATGTCGGAGCAGACAATGTCATGTATATCCATACGACCCTCCTGCCCTATCTCAAGGCAGCTGGAGAAATGAAGACCAAGCCGACTCAGCATTCTGTCAAAGAGTTGCGCGGTCTGGGAATTCAGCCTAATATGCTGGTTATCCGTACAGAAGAGCCGGCTGGGCAAAATATCAAAAATAAGCTGGCTCAATTCTGTGATGTGGCGCCGGAGGCGGTTATTGAGTCGTTGGATGTAGAGCATCTCTACCAAATTCCTCTCAATTTGCAGGCGCAAAAGATGGACCAAATCGTCTGTGACCATCTGAAGCTAGATGTGCCGGCAGCGGATATGACTGAATGGTCAGCTATGGTAGAGAAAGTGATGAGTCTGGAAAAGCAGGTTCAGATTGCTCTGGTCGGCAAGTATGTCGAGTTGCCAGATGCCTATATTTCAGTTGTCGAAGCTCTCAAACATGCCGGCTATGCCAATGATGCGGAGGTTAAGATTAACTGGATTGATGCGAATCAGGTAACGGCCGAAAATGCAGCAGAGCTTCTTGGAAGTGCGGATGGGATTATTGTTCCGGGGGGCTTTGGTCAGAGAGGAACTGAGGGGAAGATTCAGGCAATCCGCTATGCGCGTGAGCAGGATGTGCCTATGTTGGGGATTTGCTTGGGCATGCAGCTAACCTGTGTCGAATTCGCCCGTCACGTCCTGGGATTGGCAGATGCTAACTCAGCGGAGCTCAATCCAGACACACCATATCCGATCATTGATCTCATGCGTGATCAGATTGATGTCGAAGACTTGGGTGGAACGCTGAGGCTGGGGCTCTATCCTTCTAAGCTTAAGTCTGGCTCTAAGGCAGCAGCAGCTTACGACCATCAAGAAGTCGTGCAGCGCCGTCACCGTCATCGTTATGAGTTCAACAATGCTTTCCGCAAGCAGTTTGAGGCAGCCGGATTTGTATTTTCAGGAATTTCACCGGACAATCGCTTGGTCGAAATAGTGGAAATCCCAGAAAACAAATTCTTCGTTGCTTGTCAGTACCACCCAGAGCTTTCTAGCCGTCCGAACCGACCTGAAGGTCTTTATAGGGCTTTTGTCACAGCAGCGGTAGAAAAGAGCCAGGAAAGATAGACTTGCTTTGTCTGGCCTAAGCGACTTTTCTAGAGAAATGTTATAATGAAAAATAAAAGGAGGGAAGAAGATGTTTCTAAACATTTTAGCTAGTATTCGTACTAATAATTTTCAAGATGAGCATTGTATAGAAAAAATCCAAACACTCTGGCAGGAACAAGAGGAAGCTGTGAAAGAAGCTTTTGCCCAAGGCGAACCGGTTTATGCTGTTTATCATGACTATGCCAGTGATTACAAAGGAGACTACAGTCTCTCTATCTGCCGTTTGACAGATGGGGAAGTCTATGATTTTAATACATCCGAGCAGACCTATCAAGTGTTTGAAGCGGATAAGGAGGATCCTCAAGCGGTTCTTCATGCTTGGCAGAGGATTTGGCAGGCAGAAGAAACAGGTGAGCTTCATCGGGACTACACTATTGACTTTGAAAAATACGATCCCGACCAAACGGTGGCTGTCTTTGTTGCGACTCAGCAGCACTGAGTTTTCTGTGTTCCTGCCTTAGCTTTATTTTCGTTTAGTTTTCCCAATTTTACTGATTGAGTAGAAAGTTGATTTTTTGAAATAAAGTCAAAAATTTTCTTGACAAGCCTTAGCTGTCCTGTTATACTAGTAAGGTACTCAATCGCGGGGATGGCGGAATTGGCAGACGCGCAGGACTAAGGATCCTGTGACCGCTTTAGGTCGTGAGGGTTCAAGTCCCTCTCTCCGCATCAAGTAAGCTGGCTTTGGCCAGCTTTTTCTTTTTGCAATAGAGACGCTTAAAAAGGCTGAGTGTCTCCCTGCAATTCTTTAAAATTTCAGGAAAAACTAGCAATTTTAGTGAAAAAGTGATAAAATAAACAATGTAAGTGGTTTAACCACAAAAAATAAGAGGAGGCCTGATAAGAATGGCAATCGTTTCAGCAGAAAAATTTGTCCAAGCAGCTCGTGACAATGGTTACGCAGTTGGTGGATTCAACACAAACAACCTTGAGTGGACTCAAGCTATCCTGCGTGCGGCAGAAGCTAAGAAAGCACCAGTGCTTATCCAAACTTCAATGGGTGCTGCTAAATACATGGGTGGCTACAAAGTTGCTCGCAACTTGATCGCTAACCTTGTAGAATCAATGGGCATCACTGTACCAGTTGCGATTCACTTGGACCATGGTCACTACGAAGATGCACTTGAGTGTATCGAAGTTGGTTACACTTCTATCATGTTTGATGGTTCACACCTTCCAGTAGAAGAAAACCTTAAATTGGCTAAGGAAGTTGTTGAAAAAGCACACGCTAAAGGTATCTCAGTAGAAGCTGAAGTTGGTACTATTGGTGGTGAAGAAGACGGTATCATCGGTAAAGGTGAATTGGCTCCAATCGAAGACGCTAAAGCAATGGTTGAAACTGGAATCGACTTCTTGGCTGCAGGTATCGGTAACATCCACGGCCCATACCCAGCAAACTGGGAAGGTCTTGACCTTGACCACTTGAAGAAATTGACAGAAGCTCTTCCAGGCTTCCCAATCGTATTACACGGTGGTTCAGGTATTCCTGATGACCAAA
Protein-coding sequences here:
- a CDS encoding AraC family transcriptional regulator, with amino-acid sequence MFLNILASIRTNNFQDEHCIEKIQTLWQEQEEAVKEAFAQGEPVYAVYHDYASDYKGDYSLSICRLTDGEVYDFNTSEQTYQVFEADKEDPQAVLHAWQRIWQAEETGELHRDYTIDFEKYDPDQTVAVFVATQQH
- a CDS encoding fructose-bisphosphate aldolase, yielding MAIVSAEKFVQAARDNGYAVGGFNTNNLEWTQAILRAAEAKKAPVLIQTSMGAAKYMGGYKVARNLIANLVESMGITVPVAIHLDHGHYEDALECIEVGYTSIMFDGSHLPVEENLKLAKEVVEKAHAKGISVEAEVGTIGGEEDGIIGKGELAPIEDAKAMVETGIDFLAAGIGNIHGPYPANWEGLDLDHLKKLTEALPGFPIVLHGGSGIPDDQIQAAIKLGVAKVNVNTECQIAFANATRAFARDYEANEAEYDKKKLFDPRKFLADGVKAIQASVEERIDVFGSEGKA
- a CDS encoding trigger factor, giving the protein MSVSFENKETNRGLLTFSISQEKIKLALDRVFNSVKKDIAVPGFRKGRLPRAIFNQRFGEEALYQDALNALLPEAYEAAVKEAGIEVVAQPQFDVESMEKGQDWVIKAEVVTKPEVKLGAYKDLEVTVEATKEVTDAEVDERIERERNNLAELVLKEGPAADGDTVVIDFVGSVDGVEFDGGKGDNFSLGLGSGQFIPGFEEQLVGHSAGETVDVVVTFPEDYQAEDLAGKEAKFVTTIHEVKEKEVPALDDELAKDIDEEVETLDELKEKYRKELAEAKETAYNDAVEAAAIDQAVANAEIVDLPAEMVHEEVHRAVNEFLGNMQRQGISPDMYFQITGTSQEDLHKQYEADAESRTKTNLVVEAVAKAEGFEASAEEIEAEVTSLATDYNMEVERVRQLLSEDMLKHDIAIKKAVEVITSTAKVK
- a CDS encoding CTP synthase, which translates into the protein MSTKYIFVTGGVVSSIGKGIVAASLGRLLKNRGLKVTIQKFDPYINIDPGTMSPYQHGEVFVTDDGAETDLDLGHYERFIDINLNKYSNVTTGKIYSEVLRKERKGEYLGATVQVIPHITDALKDKIKRAARTTDSDVIITEVGGTVGDIESLPFLEALRQMKADVGADNVMYIHTTLLPYLKAAGEMKTKPTQHSVKELRGLGIQPNMLVIRTEEPAGQNIKNKLAQFCDVAPEAVIESLDVEHLYQIPLNLQAQKMDQIVCDHLKLDVPAADMTEWSAMVEKVMSLEKQVQIALVGKYVELPDAYISVVEALKHAGYANDAEVKINWIDANQVTAENAAELLGSADGIIVPGGFGQRGTEGKIQAIRYAREQDVPMLGICLGMQLTCVEFARHVLGLADANSAELNPDTPYPIIDLMRDQIDVEDLGGTLRLGLYPSKLKSGSKAAAAYDHQEVVQRRHRHRYEFNNAFRKQFEAAGFVFSGISPDNRLVEIVEIPENKFFVACQYHPELSSRPNRPEGLYRAFVTAAVEKSQER
- a CDS encoding DNA-directed RNA polymerase subunit delta, which codes for MELEVFAGQEKSELSMIEVARAILEARGRDHEMYFNDLVNEIQNYLEKSNSEIRDALPLFYTELNVDGSFIPLGDNKWGLRSWYAIDEVDEEIIALEETDEDDAPKKRKKKRVNAFMDGDEDAIDYSDDDPEDEDGYEADPALSYDEENPDDEKNEVEAYDAEINEIAPDDLGEEVELNEEDDDYSDEDTETEEEE